A genomic window from Dechloromonas sp. A34 includes:
- a CDS encoding YnfA family protein — protein MELLRLSLLFAVTALAEIIGCYLPWLFLRQGKPLYLLIPAAISLALFAWLLTLHPTAAGRTYAAYGGMYIAVALLWLKFVDGVSLTRWDVSGAMIALIGMAVIALQPTTN, from the coding sequence TTGGAACTGCTACGTCTAAGCCTATTGTTTGCCGTAACGGCATTGGCCGAAATTATCGGCTGTTATCTCCCTTGGCTATTTCTTCGGCAAGGTAAGCCGCTGTACCTGTTAATACCGGCAGCCATTTCATTGGCCCTTTTTGCTTGGCTACTAACACTACACCCCACAGCGGCGGGGAGGACTTACGCGGCATATGGCGGTATGTATATCGCCGTCGCGCTGCTCTGGCTCAAATTCGTGGATGGTGTTTCATTAACCAGATGGGATGTCTCGGGAGCGATGATTGCGCTCATAGGTATGGCAGTTATTGCTCTTCAACCGACGACTAACTGA
- a CDS encoding HD domain-containing protein, with amino-acid sequence MNRLLAAIAFAANKHRDQRRKDLAASPYINHPIGLATVLANEGGVDDERVLIAAILHDTLEDTETTEQELVREFGQEIAGIVMEVTDDKTLPKAERKRLQIEHAETLSRRAKLVKLADKICNLRDVAGSPPADWSLQRRQEYFDWAKAVIDGIRGVHPPLEHIFDETYKLRP; translated from the coding sequence ATGAATCGCTTACTCGCTGCTATTGCGTTTGCCGCTAACAAACACCGTGACCAGCGTCGCAAAGACTTGGCGGCTTCTCCATACATCAATCATCCTATCGGTTTGGCTACTGTATTGGCCAACGAAGGTGGTGTTGATGATGAGCGAGTTCTGATTGCAGCTATACTTCATGACACGCTTGAAGATACAGAAACCACTGAGCAAGAACTGGTGCGTGAATTCGGGCAGGAGATTGCCGGTATCGTGATGGAAGTTACCGATGACAAGACACTGCCGAAGGCAGAACGGAAGAGGTTGCAAATTGAGCATGCCGAAACCCTTAGCCGCAGGGCTAAACTGGTCAAGCTTGCTGACAAGATTTGTAACCTGCGTGATGTAGCTGGAAGCCCCCCCGCCGATTGGTCGCTTCAGCGTCGGCAAGAATATTTTGATTGGGCAAAGGCTGTTATTGATGGCATCCGGGGTGTCCATCCACCGCTCGAACATATCTTTGATGAAACCTACAAGCTACGTCCCTAA
- a CDS encoding topoisomerase DNA-binding C4 zinc finger domain-containing protein yields the protein MARKKSSVIEDLMEISAHLPWQVGVGLAVVAYLVFHYFASKSPLTMNPAELKAMGKTMGDGVVSGVWATISGVLQYVVPLAFLIGAGVSAMRKNKDDVSADTDVPSCPKCGHSMVRRTAKSGANAGNSFWGCSQYPACRGIRN from the coding sequence ATGGCACGGAAGAAATCTAGTGTTATCGAAGACCTTATGGAAATTTCGGCACATTTGCCGTGGCAAGTTGGAGTAGGCCTGGCCGTCGTTGCTTACTTGGTTTTCCACTACTTCGCGAGCAAGTCCCCATTAACGATGAATCCTGCCGAACTCAAGGCGATGGGGAAGACGATGGGGGATGGTGTTGTTAGCGGGGTTTGGGCAACGATTTCAGGTGTTCTGCAGTACGTCGTACCGTTGGCATTCCTGATTGGCGCTGGTGTATCGGCAATGCGGAAGAATAAAGACGATGTCTCCGCTGATACTGACGTTCCTTCATGCCCAAAATGTGGCCATTCAATGGTTCGTCGTACTGCGAAGTCCGGTGCCAATGCAGGTAATTCGTTTTGGGGGTGCTCACAGTACCCAGCATGTCGGGGGATTCGGAACTAG
- a CDS encoding UvrD-helicase domain-containing protein, which produces MSLADGGRTFLDGIPNAAAKEITQAIAQAIRQVRVAELIRDFENAIQPVVAWASAARGASKAQLATKGWLTHEFKQAQSGLKPKGLAELLNEPEVVRHLETRPQSVQDTVSLWRRNFSELADGINERHLARELEEYKLFFEQVEKSPLTEEQAKAVICFDNRVLLVASAGSGKTSTMVAKAGFALKKGYFEPEKILLLAFNKDAAAELRERIKNRLLLLELPADKVAAKTFHAFGLDVIGAATGKKPSVPSWLETGRDLEMLLELVDELKDSDETFRAKWDLFRVVLGQDLPKFGKEQDAPDSWDRERKQAGFWTLNGEVVKSRGEQFIANWLFYNGVKYEYETAYRVDTANAQHRQYQPDFYLPELDAYLEHWAVDEKGEPPPEFQGYKDGMAWKRQIHTANGTTLLETTMADLWSGKAFRYLAKELTRLGVKLDPNPDREGRGRKPIENPRLARTFRAFLTHVKSNQLSVATLKQRLEAGVAGRFKFRHQMFLNLFEMVWAAWEARLRTENCIDFEDMLGQAADCVESGRWESPYELVMVDEFQDVSQARARLVASLLNAPGRCLFAVGDDWQSINRFAGSDLAVMTDFEAKFGKAVTLKLETTFRCPQSLCDISSSFVQRNPKQLRKKVLSGKPNVALPVRIIRVNEEAKIQAAIAKRIQELANELSTPSKILRIYVLGRYRKEREHLPVGTDSRVQVEFITAHSSKGLEADHVIVPRMTSETLGFPSRIEDDPVLQLAMPGGDSFEDAEERRLFYVALTRAKVSVTLITLAHKESPFIAELVKDYNLQVLDLDGDVDEAKVCPNCGEGFMVQKSGPYGAFMSCNRFPKCRHKETIQTTESNNQARRRRVGASQRAAGRPF; this is translated from the coding sequence ATGTCTCTTGCAGATGGGGGGCGCACCTTTCTGGATGGCATCCCAAATGCTGCTGCGAAAGAGATTACGCAGGCAATTGCTCAAGCTATCAGGCAAGTTCGCGTTGCTGAACTAATAAGAGATTTCGAGAATGCAATTCAACCGGTTGTAGCTTGGGCAAGCGCTGCACGTGGGGCAAGCAAAGCACAGTTGGCAACCAAGGGGTGGCTAACGCATGAATTCAAGCAAGCCCAGTCTGGCCTTAAGCCCAAAGGCCTGGCGGAACTACTTAATGAACCCGAAGTTGTTCGGCACCTCGAAACGCGGCCCCAGTCAGTACAAGATACCGTTTCACTCTGGCGACGCAATTTCAGCGAACTCGCTGACGGCATCAATGAACGCCACCTCGCTCGTGAGCTCGAGGAATACAAGCTGTTCTTTGAGCAAGTCGAAAAATCACCATTGACTGAGGAGCAAGCCAAGGCCGTTATCTGTTTTGACAATCGTGTCCTGCTGGTTGCTTCAGCAGGTTCTGGCAAGACCTCGACCATGGTCGCCAAAGCTGGATTCGCCTTAAAAAAAGGGTACTTCGAACCCGAGAAAATCTTGCTTCTCGCCTTCAATAAGGATGCGGCAGCGGAACTGCGTGAGCGTATCAAGAACCGTCTTTTGCTGCTGGAATTGCCTGCTGACAAGGTCGCTGCCAAGACATTCCATGCGTTCGGACTCGATGTCATAGGGGCGGCGACTGGAAAGAAACCAAGTGTTCCGTCGTGGTTGGAAACCGGCCGAGACTTGGAAATGCTTCTCGAGTTAGTTGATGAGCTCAAGGACAGTGATGAGACATTCAGGGCTAAGTGGGACTTGTTCCGGGTCGTTCTGGGGCAGGATTTACCGAAGTTCGGCAAGGAGCAGGATGCGCCTGACTCATGGGACCGAGAGCGAAAGCAAGCTGGTTTCTGGACACTGAACGGAGAGGTGGTAAAAAGCCGTGGCGAGCAGTTCATTGCCAACTGGTTGTTCTACAACGGGGTGAAATACGAGTATGAAACTGCCTATCGTGTGGACACCGCCAACGCTCAGCACCGCCAATACCAGCCGGACTTCTATCTACCCGAACTCGATGCCTACCTTGAACACTGGGCGGTCGACGAGAAGGGAGAGCCTCCGCCCGAGTTTCAGGGCTACAAAGACGGAATGGCTTGGAAGCGCCAAATCCATACAGCCAATGGCACAACGCTTCTGGAAACGACCATGGCCGACCTGTGGAGCGGCAAGGCCTTCAGGTATCTCGCCAAAGAACTGACTCGCCTTGGAGTCAAACTTGACCCTAATCCTGACCGAGAAGGTAGGGGCCGAAAACCGATTGAGAATCCTCGGCTGGCTCGTACTTTCAGAGCGTTTCTAACCCACGTCAAGAGCAACCAACTATCCGTTGCGACCTTGAAGCAGCGACTTGAAGCCGGTGTGGCTGGCCGCTTCAAATTCCGCCATCAAATGTTTCTGAACCTGTTTGAAATGGTTTGGGCTGCATGGGAGGCACGTCTCAGAACTGAAAACTGTATCGACTTCGAGGACATGCTTGGGCAGGCCGCCGATTGTGTTGAATCTGGCCGATGGGAAAGCCCCTATGAGCTCGTAATGGTTGATGAGTTTCAAGACGTCAGCCAAGCGCGTGCTCGCTTGGTTGCCAGCTTGTTGAACGCGCCAGGGCGATGCTTGTTTGCCGTGGGTGACGATTGGCAGAGCATCAACCGGTTCGCTGGTTCGGACTTGGCCGTAATGACTGATTTCGAGGCCAAGTTTGGCAAGGCTGTTACTCTGAAGTTAGAAACCACATTCAGGTGCCCACAATCGCTATGTGACATCAGTAGTTCGTTTGTACAGAGGAATCCGAAGCAGCTACGAAAGAAGGTTCTGTCAGGCAAGCCAAATGTTGCGCTGCCAGTCCGAATAATTCGGGTCAATGAAGAGGCTAAGATTCAAGCCGCTATTGCCAAGCGGATACAGGAGTTGGCCAACGAGCTTTCAACACCGAGCAAGATTCTTCGCATTTATGTGCTCGGACGCTACCGTAAAGAGCGGGAACACCTCCCGGTAGGTACAGATAGCCGAGTCCAGGTTGAATTCATAACTGCTCATTCCTCAAAGGGCTTGGAAGCAGACCACGTCATTGTCCCGCGGATGACCTCGGAGACATTGGGGTTCCCGAGCCGAATTGAAGATGACCCGGTGCTGCAACTGGCGATGCCTGGCGGAGATTCCTTTGAGGATGCTGAAGAGCGGCGGTTGTTCTACGTGGCTCTGACGCGTGCGAAGGTCTCTGTGACCTTGATAACGCTTGCCCACAAAGAGTCTCCCTTTATTGCTGAGCTAGTTAAAGACTACAACCTTCAAGTTCTTGATTTGGACGGTGATGTTGACGAGGCCAAGGTCTGCCCGAACTGTGGGGAAGGATTCATGGTTCAGAAGTCTGGTCCGTATGGGGCATTTATGAGCTGCAATCGATTTCCGAAGTGCCGCCATAAAGAAACGATTCAAACCACCGAGTCCAATAACCAGGCACGCAGAAGGAGGGTAGGGGCTTCTCAAAGGGCAGCAGGTAGGCCGTTTTAG
- a CDS encoding dsDNA nuclease domain-containing protein — translation MERTKNEPLPLGLPEQVDGLATTPSDRGDETQERFRYQWAIGVWLLAQSLTGNRTIRALWCEHHEDYLLELPAGRCIAVQVKTDSRENARWRWSDDALVDSVARFCVFERTHGTVIDGYEFISNAAPYVPAATTKRKDSLAASPDRLIQCCSRVSTHSEVEEPYKAAFTGLLGKTGCDATVLFQVLRKLRFAQGPVLRGYDDTFAASIIPELPGCAGLTTVSCCRLRDELIALVQAACRLRVDGIDGAVAYLATNGRPDAAIRGKCITPESAAELMARVRQPTFRFVDSGAGIDIGATTGRAEVLKRKMRNAYLGSQFEPLRMRMDSADQRLMERALLEPEGFDAISNQLVSTVLVECKDIEAMAFDHADEKTHGLAIYKQILQRMDTLAKEEPERVCREPKDTLMGIAGMLSGECKFAWGTPLEGEAQDGA, via the coding sequence ATGGAACGGACGAAAAATGAACCCTTGCCCCTAGGGTTGCCGGAACAGGTCGATGGACTTGCGACAACGCCCTCGGACCGAGGAGATGAAACCCAAGAGCGGTTTCGCTATCAATGGGCCATTGGCGTGTGGCTACTGGCGCAGAGCCTTACCGGCAACCGTACAATTCGCGCTCTGTGGTGCGAGCATCATGAAGACTACCTGCTGGAGTTGCCAGCCGGCCGGTGCATTGCAGTCCAGGTCAAAACGGACAGCCGCGAGAACGCCCGCTGGCGTTGGAGTGACGATGCGCTGGTTGACTCTGTCGCGCGGTTCTGTGTTTTCGAGAGGACGCATGGAACTGTCATTGACGGCTACGAGTTCATCTCAAATGCGGCCCCCTATGTGCCTGCCGCAACGACAAAAAGGAAAGACTCGCTTGCGGCGAGCCCTGACCGCCTCATTCAGTGCTGTTCCCGCGTCTCGACCCATTCCGAGGTGGAAGAACCATACAAGGCGGCCTTTACAGGGTTGCTCGGCAAGACCGGCTGCGACGCAACCGTGCTCTTCCAAGTCCTGCGCAAGCTTAGATTCGCGCAGGGCCCAGTCCTCAGGGGGTATGACGACACATTTGCTGCCTCGATTATTCCGGAGCTGCCTGGTTGCGCCGGGCTGACAACGGTCTCGTGCTGCCGCTTGAGGGATGAGCTGATAGCGCTTGTTCAAGCAGCCTGCAGATTGCGAGTCGATGGGATAGACGGCGCTGTAGCGTATCTCGCTACGAATGGTCGGCCTGATGCTGCAATTCGAGGCAAATGCATAACTCCAGAGTCGGCGGCCGAATTAATGGCTAGGGTTCGACAGCCAACCTTCCGATTTGTCGACAGCGGAGCGGGTATAGACATCGGTGCCACGACTGGTCGAGCCGAAGTGCTGAAACGGAAAATGCGCAATGCCTACCTCGGCAGTCAGTTTGAGCCATTGCGCATGCGCATGGACTCAGCAGACCAACGTTTGATGGAGCGGGCCTTGCTGGAGCCCGAGGGCTTTGACGCCATCTCAAACCAACTCGTCAGCACTGTACTGGTCGAGTGTAAGGACATCGAGGCGATGGCCTTTGACCATGCCGACGAGAAGACGCATGGTCTCGCGATTTACAAGCAAATCCTGCAGCGAATGGACACCCTTGCGAAGGAGGAGCCTGAGCGCGTGTGTCGTGAGCCGAAAGACACCCTGATGGGCATCGCCGGCATGCTTTCAGGAGAATGTAAGTTCGCATGGGGCACCCCGCTGGAAGGGGAGGCACAAGATGGCGCTTGA
- a CDS encoding N-acetylmuramoyl-L-alanine amidase, with the protein MHKRAGLSHGRRQLLRYAGASLILSVSPLAGAAAKLPSVLAVRIWPAADYTRVTLEHDAPIKYTHFTVDNPDRLVVDIEGVEFNSVLDSLARKVATDDPNIKLLRAGRFKPGVVRLVMELKGKVNPQVFSLAPAGEYGHRLVLDVYPVNPPDPMMALLEGRQDAVEPMKVEPEPLPDKTPAKTPEAPEVHTTKKSGKPIVDRMVTITLDPGHGGEDPGAIGKGGSYEKNVTLEVARRLKARIDAEPNMRAVLTRDSDFFVPLQMRVQKARRVQSDLFLSIHADAWIKPDARGSSVFVLSERGASSTQARLLAQRENQADLVGGVNLGAKDLFLARTLLDLSQTATIADSLKLGKYLLGELGAVNTLHKNNVEQASFAVLKAPDIPSALIETAFISNPEEERRLNDDAYQEKLAEAIVRGVRQYFIRHPPGPKARLAALG; encoded by the coding sequence ATGCATAAAAGGGCTGGTCTCAGCCATGGACGACGGCAGCTCCTCCGCTACGCCGGCGCCTCGCTGATACTTTCGGTTTCGCCGCTGGCCGGTGCCGCGGCGAAGCTGCCCTCGGTGCTCGCCGTGCGCATCTGGCCGGCCGCCGATTACACCCGCGTCACGCTCGAACATGACGCCCCAATCAAATACACGCATTTCACGGTCGATAACCCGGACCGCCTGGTGGTCGATATCGAAGGCGTCGAATTCAACAGCGTGCTCGACAGCCTGGCCCGCAAGGTGGCGACCGACGATCCGAATATCAAGCTGCTGCGCGCCGGCCGCTTCAAACCGGGTGTCGTGCGCCTGGTCATGGAGCTCAAGGGCAAGGTCAACCCGCAGGTGTTTTCGCTGGCCCCGGCCGGCGAATACGGCCATCGCCTGGTGCTCGACGTGTACCCGGTCAATCCGCCGGACCCGATGATGGCGCTGCTTGAAGGCCGCCAGGATGCAGTCGAGCCGATGAAAGTCGAGCCCGAACCCTTGCCCGACAAGACCCCGGCCAAGACGCCCGAGGCCCCGGAGGTTCATACCACCAAGAAATCCGGGAAGCCGATTGTCGACCGCATGGTAACCATCACGCTCGATCCCGGTCATGGCGGCGAAGACCCTGGCGCCATCGGCAAGGGCGGCTCCTATGAAAAGAACGTCACGCTTGAAGTCGCCCGGCGCCTGAAGGCGCGCATCGATGCCGAACCCAACATGCGGGCCGTGCTGACCCGCGATTCCGATTTCTTTGTGCCGCTGCAGATGCGCGTCCAGAAGGCGCGGCGGGTGCAGTCCGACCTCTTCCTGTCGATCCATGCCGATGCCTGGATCAAGCCGGATGCCCGTGGTTCGTCTGTCTTCGTCCTCTCTGAGCGCGGCGCTTCGAGCACCCAGGCCCGTCTGCTCGCCCAGCGCGAGAATCAGGCCGATCTGGTCGGCGGGGTCAATCTCGGCGCCAAGGACCTGTTCCTAGCCCGCACGCTGCTCGATCTGTCGCAAACCGCCACCATCGCCGACAGCCTGAAGCTGGGCAAGTACCTGCTCGGTGAACTGGGGGCGGTCAATACGCTGCACAAGAACAATGTTGAGCAGGCCAGTTTTGCCGTGCTCAAGGCGCCGGATATTCCTTCGGCGCTGATCGAGACCGCCTTCATTTCCAACCCGGAAGAAGAGCGCCGGCTCAATGATGACGCCTATCAGGAAAAATTGGCTGAAGCTATCGTGCGGGGCGTTCGGCAGTACTTCATCAGGCATCCGCCAGGGCCCAAAGCGCGGCTGGCCGCGCTCGGTTAA
- the tsaE gene encoding tRNA (adenosine(37)-N6)-threonylcarbamoyltransferase complex ATPase subunit type 1 TsaE, producing MHSPDVTAVFQLPDEAATQRLGEALAPQLQPGLVIFLEGDLGAGKTTLVRALIRALGHAGPVKSPTYSLVEVYVISSLYLYHFDFYRFESPEEFSDAGFDEYFNDTAVCLVEWPERAEGCVPSPDLRLRLHHAGLGRLLEAVADTPEGTQCIKGLVSAMDDGSSSATPAPR from the coding sequence GTGCATAGCCCCGATGTTACCGCCGTTTTCCAATTGCCCGACGAGGCGGCGACCCAGCGCCTGGGCGAAGCGTTGGCCCCGCAGTTGCAGCCCGGGCTGGTGATATTTCTCGAAGGCGACCTCGGCGCCGGCAAGACAACCCTGGTGCGGGCGCTGATTCGCGCCCTGGGTCACGCCGGGCCGGTGAAAAGTCCGACTTATTCACTGGTTGAAGTTTACGTAATTTCGAGCTTATACTTATATCACTTTGATTTTTATCGTTTCGAGTCACCAGAGGAGTTCTCCGATGCGGGCTTTGACGAATACTTTAACGATACTGCGGTCTGCCTGGTCGAGTGGCCGGAACGTGCTGAAGGCTGCGTTCCGTCGCCAGACTTGCGGCTGCGCCTTCATCATGCGGGTCTCGGGCGTCTCCTCGAGGCCGTGGCAGATACACCGGAAGGGACGCAATGCATAAAAGGGCTGGTCTCAGCCATGGACGACGGCAGCTCCTCCGCTACGCCGGCGCCTCGCTGA
- the queG gene encoding tRNA epoxyqueuosine(34) reductase QueG yields MHDQDSTVDYVALKEKIRAAGHELGFAAVGVARADPGPAAERLRQWLAEGCHGEMDYMARHAELRAQPAMLHPGTLTAITTALDYLPHTRTADQPEQAAISRYAQGRDYHKVVRSRLQKLADAITAIVGPFGYRVFSDSAPVMEVEYAQQAGLGWRGKHTLLLSKQGSWRFLGEIYTDLPLPPDAPVEEHCGTCTACLAACPTGAIVAPYKVDARRCISYLTIELAGPIPEEFRPLIGNRIYGCDDCQLCCPWNRFAQLGDPEFAPRHGLDSASLVDLFGWNEQQFNDRLAGNPIRRIGHERWLRNIAVALGNAKPTPAALTALCQQADNPSSLVREHVAWALSRLTAQPPG; encoded by the coding sequence ATGCACGATCAGGACTCCACGGTGGATTACGTAGCGCTCAAGGAAAAAATCCGCGCCGCCGGCCACGAACTCGGCTTTGCCGCCGTCGGCGTGGCCCGGGCCGACCCCGGCCCGGCGGCTGAACGCCTGCGCCAGTGGCTGGCCGAGGGTTGCCACGGCGAAATGGATTATATGGCCCGCCACGCCGAATTGCGCGCCCAGCCGGCCATGCTGCACCCCGGCACGCTGACCGCGATCACCACCGCACTCGACTACCTGCCCCATACCCGAACCGCCGACCAGCCGGAGCAGGCGGCGATTTCGCGCTACGCCCAGGGACGGGACTACCACAAGGTCGTGCGCAGCCGGCTGCAGAAACTGGCCGACGCGATCACCGCCATCGTCGGCCCCTTCGGCTACCGGGTTTTTTCCGATTCAGCCCCGGTCATGGAGGTCGAATATGCCCAACAGGCGGGCCTCGGCTGGCGCGGCAAGCACACCTTACTGCTCTCGAAGCAGGGCTCCTGGCGCTTCCTCGGCGAAATCTATACCGACCTGCCTCTGCCGCCCGACGCACCGGTCGAAGAACACTGCGGCACCTGCACGGCCTGCCTGGCGGCCTGCCCGACCGGCGCCATCGTCGCCCCCTACAAGGTCGACGCCCGGCGCTGCATTTCCTACCTGACCATCGAACTTGCCGGACCGATTCCCGAGGAGTTCCGCCCGCTGATCGGCAACCGTATCTACGGCTGCGACGATTGCCAGCTGTGCTGTCCGTGGAACCGCTTCGCCCAGCTCGGCGACCCGGAATTCGCGCCGCGCCATGGCCTCGATAGCGCCAGCCTGGTCGATCTGTTCGGCTGGAACGAACAACAGTTCAACGACCGCCTGGCCGGCAATCCGATCCGCCGTATCGGGCATGAGCGGTGGTTACGGAACATTGCTGTGGCGCTGGGTAACGCGAAACCGACGCCGGCGGCGCTGACGGCACTCTGCCAGCAGGCCGATAACCCGTCATCCTTGGTGCGCGAACACGTCGCCTGGGCACTGAGCCGGCTGACCGCCCAGCCGCCCGGCTAG
- a CDS encoding sulfurtransferase — MSYTTLIDAATLKAHLDDPDWRIIDVRHQLANTAYGEQAYGAGHIPGAAFLHCDRDLSGPMTGKNGRHPLPDPEKLAARLGEIGVGPQTQVVVYDDAQGMVAGRLWWLLRWLGHDRVALLDGGLQAWVAADHALSSELPPLRPATFVVTMRDALVDAGYVQTFLATSRLYLIDARGPDRFRGENETIDPVAGHIPGAVNRFFQLNLQADGRFKPAADLRAEWLALLAGQSPELVVHHCGSGISACHNILAMEIAGLSGSRLYPGSWSEWCADPARPVAQGN; from the coding sequence TTGAGCTACACGACCCTGATCGATGCCGCCACCCTGAAGGCGCATCTCGATGACCCGGACTGGCGGATCATCGATGTCCGCCACCAGTTGGCCAATACCGCCTACGGCGAACAAGCCTATGGTGCCGGGCACATTCCCGGCGCCGCCTTCCTGCATTGCGACCGCGACCTATCAGGGCCGATGACCGGCAAGAACGGTCGCCATCCCTTACCCGATCCGGAAAAACTGGCCGCGCGCCTGGGCGAAATCGGCGTCGGGCCGCAGACCCAGGTCGTGGTGTACGACGACGCCCAGGGCATGGTCGCCGGCCGCCTGTGGTGGCTGTTGCGCTGGCTTGGCCATGACCGGGTGGCGCTGCTTGACGGTGGCCTGCAAGCTTGGGTGGCAGCGGATCATGCCCTGTCCAGCGAATTGCCGCCGCTCCGTCCGGCCACTTTTGTTGTCACGATGCGCGATGCCCTAGTCGATGCCGGTTACGTCCAGACCTTCCTAGCCACTTCGCGCCTGTACCTGATCGACGCCCGCGGTCCGGATCGCTTCCGGGGCGAGAACGAGACCATCGATCCGGTTGCGGGCCATATTCCGGGGGCGGTCAACCGTTTCTTCCAGCTCAATCTGCAGGCCGACGGTCGCTTCAAGCCGGCTGCCGACCTGCGCGCCGAATGGCTGGCCCTTCTCGCCGGCCAGTCGCCAGAACTGGTCGTGCATCACTGCGGTTCGGGGATTTCCGCCTGCCACAACATCCTCGCCATGGAAATCGCAGGCTTGTCAGGTTCCCGGCTCTATCCCGGCTCCTGGAGTGAGTGGTGTGCCGATCCGGCCCGGCCGGTCGCCCAGGGCAACTAG
- a CDS encoding STAS/SEC14 domain-containing protein, with translation MIVIDHQPSRVSVSVFGEFTLADYKEFEEVVNFKIKFEGPVDLYFDLSQMADLTLDVAWEEIKFSRAHANDFKRVAVVTESQWVTWSAWLSQTFVNADVEVFDNAEDAKAWLEEAA, from the coding sequence ATGATCGTCATCGACCATCAACCCAGCCGTGTCAGCGTATCCGTGTTCGGCGAATTCACCCTGGCCGACTACAAGGAATTCGAGGAAGTCGTCAATTTCAAGATCAAGTTCGAGGGGCCGGTCGATCTCTATTTCGATTTGAGCCAGATGGCCGATCTGACGCTTGACGTCGCCTGGGAAGAAATCAAGTTTTCGCGGGCCCACGCCAACGATTTCAAGCGGGTCGCCGTCGTCACCGAAAGCCAGTGGGTGACCTGGAGCGCCTGGCTGTCGCAGACCTTCGTCAATGCCGACGTCGAAGTCTTCGACAATGCGGAGGACGCCAAGGCCTGGTTGGAGGAAGCGGCTTGA
- a CDS encoding DMT family transporter, translating into MQSLWMIAASFLFACMGVCVKFAAATHSAVEITFYRSFISLILMFGLVRLRGVSLQTTHWRWQISRGVVGFVALFGYFYAITLLPLATAVTLNYTSAIFLAFYLALAGMRLRVGILGALVVGLLGVVLLLRPTLHADQLVGGLVGLASGVMAGMAYFSVRELGARGEPETRTVFYFALVSSVCAGLWLLFSELHAVDLRSGLLLLGVASFATAAQLAMTRAYTRGKTLMSAALAYSTVIFSSLFGALFWGEVLDGAAWFAIGLIILSGIAATHFSRASPVEQD; encoded by the coding sequence ATGCAATCGTTGTGGATGATCGCCGCCAGTTTCCTGTTCGCCTGCATGGGCGTCTGCGTCAAATTCGCCGCGGCGACGCATTCGGCGGTCGAGATCACCTTCTACCGCAGCTTCATCTCGCTGATCCTGATGTTCGGGCTGGTCCGGCTGCGCGGGGTCTCCCTGCAAACCACGCACTGGCGCTGGCAGATCAGCCGCGGCGTGGTTGGTTTCGTCGCCCTGTTCGGCTATTTCTATGCGATCACCCTGTTGCCGCTGGCGACGGCGGTGACGCTGAACTACACCTCGGCGATCTTTCTCGCCTTCTACCTGGCCTTGGCCGGCATGCGCCTGCGGGTAGGCATCCTCGGCGCCCTGGTCGTCGGCCTGCTCGGCGTCGTGCTGCTGCTGCGCCCGACGCTGCATGCCGATCAGCTGGTCGGCGGCCTGGTCGGCCTGGCCTCCGGAGTAATGGCCGGGATGGCCTATTTCAGCGTCCGCGAATTAGGGGCGCGCGGCGAGCCGGAGACGCGGACGGTTTTCTATTTTGCGCTGGTTTCCTCGGTCTGCGCTGGGCTCTGGCTGCTGTTCAGCGAGCTGCATGCGGTCGACCTGCGCAGCGGCCTGTTGTTGCTCGGCGTCGCCAGCTTCGCCACCGCCGCCCAACTCGCCATGACCCGCGCCTACACCCGGGGCAAGACCCTGATGTCGGCGGCGCTGGCTTACAGCACGGTGATTTTTTCCAGCCTGTTTGGCGCGCTGTTCTGGGGCGAAGTGCTCGATGGCGCGGCCTGGTTCGCGATCGGGCTGATCATCCTGTCTGGCATCGCGGCGACGCATTTTTCCCGCGCCAGCCCGGTGGAACAGGATTAA